From Oligoflexia bacterium, the proteins below share one genomic window:
- the rpmG gene encoding 50S ribosomal protein L33, with protein sequence MREIVYLLSTAGTGYFYTTMRNKRTSTEKLKIKKYDPKVRKHVVFIEDKKLSKSKGKDFSSQL encoded by the coding sequence ATGCGTGAAATTGTTTATTTATTGTCAACAGCGGGAACAGGGTATTTTTATACAACCATGCGCAATAAGAGAACCAGTACAGAAAAATTAAAAATTAAAAAGTATGACCCAAAAGTAAGAAAACATGTTGTTTTTATTGAAGATAAAAAACTGAGTAAGTCAAAAGGAAAAGACTTTTCAAGTCAATTGTAA
- the rpmB gene encoding 50S ribosomal protein L28, with translation MARVCEITGIKPLTGNRVSHANNKTKHRQLPNLKAKKYYIPEAKRNITLTLSTSAIRSIEKMGGISATLIKTDASQLSERLQKIKKQIQA, from the coding sequence GTGGCTAGAGTATGTGAAATAACCGGAATTAAACCATTAACAGGGAATAGAGTCAGTCATGCTAACAATAAAACCAAGCATAGACAGTTACCCAATTTGAAAGCTAAAAAATATTATATTCCAGAAGCAAAACGCAATATTACCTTAACATTGTCTACCAGTGCCATTCGCTCTATCGAGAAAATGGGGGGTATCAGTGCAACATTGATTAAAACTGATGCATCCCAGTTATCTGAGCGTCTACAAAAAATTAAAAAGCAAATTCAAGCTTAA
- a CDS encoding citrate/2-methylcitrate synthase, whose protein sequence is MKNTTPDNFKPGLEGIPACKSSISFVDGINGVLEYRGFSIKDLTDSCTFEEVSYLLLTGKLPQQSELTDFISNLNQRMFISEEIQKIISLFPSQAHPMSALQTGIATLGMVSPYPKKATPEDMWKAIYTLIAKTSLIIGAFYRHQQGMATLTPDPELGIAGNLLLSFTNKEPSHYERRVMDACLILHAEHTLNASTFTARVIGSTLSDPFAMIAGAVASLKGPLHGGANEAVMDTLRQIENVDHVEAFLDNKIQNKQKIMGLGHRVYKTKDPRAVILQDLAKDLFKNADGLLAIAEKLETEAEKRLATKGIYPNVDFYSGLVYYQLGIPQEFFTPIFAAARVSGWLAHWVEQLEDNRIYRPRQVYTGDHNKTFVHIQNR, encoded by the coding sequence GTGAAAAATACAACCCCAGATAACTTTAAACCTGGACTTGAAGGCATCCCCGCCTGTAAGTCTTCTATCTCATTTGTTGATGGCATCAATGGTGTATTGGAATACCGTGGATTTTCAATCAAAGACCTTACAGACTCATGCACATTTGAAGAAGTTTCTTATTTATTATTAACGGGCAAACTACCTCAGCAGTCAGAATTAACAGATTTTATTTCTAACCTGAATCAGCGCATGTTTATTTCTGAAGAAATTCAAAAAATAATTTCACTTTTCCCATCTCAAGCGCATCCTATGAGTGCCTTGCAAACCGGTATTGCAACATTGGGTATGGTGAGTCCTTACCCAAAGAAAGCTACTCCAGAGGATATGTGGAAAGCAATCTATACTTTGATTGCCAAAACATCCCTAATTATTGGAGCATTTTACCGGCACCAACAAGGTATGGCTACTCTTACTCCTGACCCCGAGTTGGGGATAGCAGGAAATTTATTGCTAAGCTTTACCAATAAAGAACCCTCACATTATGAACGTAGAGTAATGGATGCTTGTTTAATTTTACATGCGGAGCATACACTCAATGCATCTACGTTTACTGCACGTGTTATTGGTTCAACACTCAGTGATCCATTTGCAATGATCGCAGGTGCTGTTGCTTCCTTAAAAGGCCCTCTTCACGGTGGTGCTAACGAAGCCGTGATGGATACCTTACGTCAAATTGAAAATGTTGATCATGTGGAAGCCTTCTTGGACAATAAAATTCAAAACAAACAAAAAATTATGGGCTTGGGTCACAGAGTTTACAAAACCAAAGATCCAAGAGCTGTCATTTTACAAGACTTGGCCAAAGATTTGTTTAAAAATGCTGATGGTTTACTTGCCATTGCTGAAAAGTTGGAAACCGAGGCTGAAAAACGTTTAGCTACAAAAGGAATTTACCCTAACGTAGATTTCTACTCTGGCTTGGTTTATTACCAATTGGGAATTCCTCAAGAATTTTTCACACCTATTTTTGCTGCAGCCCGTGTCAGCGGTTGGTTAGCTCACTGGGTAGAGCAATTGGAAGACAATCGTATTTATAGACCAAGACAAGTTTACACCGGTGATCATAACAAAACCTTTGTTCATATCCAAAACCGATAA
- a CDS encoding glutaredoxin domain-containing protein, which produces MSHALTLYYNPSCSKCQKAVELLDQLNYAYHTIDYLENGLTQQEVHNLIRVLNLRAEDIIRKDDLKKYDLSPDILLNHESIVATISKKPALLQRPILLFKSEIGIIARPPEKIIAFLKSLKA; this is translated from the coding sequence ATGTCACATGCATTAACACTTTATTACAACCCATCCTGCAGCAAATGCCAAAAGGCGGTTGAGTTACTTGATCAATTGAATTATGCTTACCATACCATTGATTACCTAGAAAACGGCCTAACCCAACAAGAAGTACATAATCTTATCCGCGTTCTTAACCTTAGGGCAGAAGACATTATTCGTAAGGATGATTTAAAAAAATATGATTTAAGCCCAGATATTCTCTTAAACCATGAAAGTATTGTTGCTACCATAAGTAAAAAACCAGCCTTATTACAACGCCCTATTCTGCTTTTTAAATCTGAGATTGGCATTATTGCGCGACCTCCAGAAAAAATAATAGCATTCCTAAAATCTTTAAAGGCTTAA
- the hemH gene encoding ferrochelatase, with protein MSPLTVDALMLVSFGGPEKNEDVMPFLNNVLKGKPVSEERKKQVAEHYYLFDGKSPINEQNLALIECIKRELEKRKIDLPIYFANRNWQPYIHETIQKVVQDHRKKTLCMFTSAFSSYSGCRQYRNNLEQAKADLEQSDNFEYEVLRKYYNHPKFIECIVERFKEQENNHGISYKQADTKVLFTAHSIPMAMANSSDYVLQLEESCHLVAQFLGLENWELVYQSRSGSPHIPWLEPDVCERIGQLSQEDSRIKNLYVCPIGFISDHMEVIYDLDMEAKTIAAEQKINFIRVLTPGTHPIFVSMLVDLVEEVLYPQKNKKLAIGNYPAREVCPPNCCEWERRG; from the coding sequence ATGAGCCCATTAACTGTTGATGCTTTGATGTTGGTTTCTTTTGGTGGACCGGAAAAAAATGAAGATGTCATGCCGTTTTTAAATAATGTACTTAAAGGCAAGCCGGTTAGTGAAGAGAGAAAAAAACAGGTAGCAGAGCATTATTACTTGTTTGATGGTAAAAGCCCCATCAATGAGCAAAATTTGGCATTGATTGAGTGTATAAAAAGAGAATTAGAAAAAAGAAAAATTGATCTTCCTATTTATTTTGCCAATCGTAATTGGCAACCTTATATACATGAAACCATACAAAAAGTGGTTCAAGACCATAGAAAAAAAACTTTATGTATGTTTACATCAGCCTTTTCATCTTATTCAGGATGTAGGCAATATAGAAACAACTTAGAGCAAGCAAAAGCAGACTTAGAACAATCTGATAACTTTGAATATGAGGTTTTAAGAAAGTATTACAATCATCCTAAATTTATTGAATGTATTGTTGAGCGTTTTAAAGAACAGGAAAACAATCATGGTATAAGCTATAAACAAGCAGATACTAAAGTTTTATTTACTGCCCACAGTATTCCCATGGCCATGGCCAATTCTAGCGATTATGTCCTACAACTAGAAGAGAGTTGTCACTTGGTTGCTCAATTTTTAGGTTTGGAAAATTGGGAACTGGTGTATCAGAGCAGGAGTGGATCGCCACACATTCCTTGGTTGGAACCCGATGTATGTGAGAGAATTGGGCAACTTTCACAGGAAGATAGCAGGATAAAAAATCTTTATGTCTGTCCCATTGGTTTTATTTCAGATCATATGGAAGTGATCTATGATCTTGATATGGAAGCTAAAACAATAGCCGCAGAACAAAAGATAAATTTTATTAGAGTATTAACACCGGGCACACATCCCATATTTGTTTCTATGTTGGTGGATTTGGTGGAGGAAGTGTTGTACCCGCAAAAAAATAAAAAATTAGCAATTGGTAACTATCCGGCTAGAGAGGTTTGTCCTCCTAACTGTTGTGAATGGGAAAGAAGAGGGTAA
- a CDS encoding electron-transfer flavoprotein:ubiquinone oxidoreductase produces MTDAIQREVLDVDFLFVGAGPASLAAAIRLAQNIKDHNEKNGTSLEPMIAVIEKAAELGGHQASGAVFNPQPLSELFPDFLEQNCPVEAPVTKESVYFLKEKSSIKFPIIPPQMHNKGNYVASLSKLTRWLGEKATELGINIFNGFTGNEVLYENNRVIGVRTKDQGINAKGEQKPNFEPGVDIKAKCVVFGEGVRGYLTKQLIPKLNLQNKQNPQVYETAVKEVWQCKPGTVKPGSVIHTMGYPLDRKTVGGTFIYGFKNDVLTIGLVVGLDYQNSHLEPYQELQRLKAHPLISKMIDGGKQLSYGAKAITAGGYYAMPQLYFDGGVLVGESGGLLDIAKLKGIHHGMRSGILAADQIFSLYKDEKDFTADHLAPYQEAYLKSKEGKDLYKARNFHQALAKGLPEAFLHIGMQQITGGRGLIDPMPAHLDRESYLPIAQSPAIDYSKKQHHVDKLTSVFNAGTIHEEDQPSHLIIGDTSICYDHCDDEYAAPCNRFCPANVYDLQKEGGHKKMVLNFTNCVHCQTCDINCPKDNISWTPPESGGGPRYENM; encoded by the coding sequence ATGACTGATGCAATACAGAGAGAAGTTTTAGACGTTGATTTTTTATTTGTAGGGGCTGGCCCGGCTAGTCTTGCCGCGGCCATTCGCTTGGCGCAAAATATAAAGGACCATAATGAAAAAAATGGAACTTCTCTTGAACCGATGATTGCAGTGATAGAGAAAGCTGCTGAGTTAGGTGGACATCAAGCTTCCGGAGCCGTATTTAATCCACAACCCTTATCAGAATTATTTCCTGATTTTCTTGAACAAAACTGCCCTGTAGAAGCTCCTGTTACTAAGGAGAGTGTGTATTTTCTTAAAGAGAAAAGTTCTATTAAGTTCCCTATCATTCCTCCACAGATGCACAACAAAGGCAATTATGTTGCTTCATTATCAAAATTAACCCGTTGGTTGGGTGAGAAAGCCACTGAACTGGGTATCAATATATTCAATGGTTTTACCGGTAATGAAGTATTATATGAAAACAATAGAGTTATTGGCGTTAGAACCAAAGACCAAGGCATCAATGCCAAAGGTGAACAAAAACCCAATTTTGAACCAGGTGTAGATATAAAAGCCAAATGTGTTGTTTTTGGTGAGGGTGTCAGAGGTTATTTAACCAAACAGTTGATTCCAAAATTAAACTTACAAAACAAGCAAAACCCACAAGTTTATGAGACTGCGGTTAAAGAAGTTTGGCAGTGTAAACCAGGAACCGTCAAACCTGGAAGTGTTATTCATACCATGGGCTACCCATTGGATCGTAAAACTGTGGGGGGCACCTTCATCTATGGTTTTAAAAATGATGTCTTAACCATAGGTTTGGTCGTAGGCCTAGATTATCAAAACTCTCACCTTGAACCCTATCAAGAATTACAACGCTTAAAAGCCCATCCTTTAATTTCAAAAATGATTGATGGTGGCAAACAACTATCGTATGGCGCCAAAGCCATTACAGCTGGGGGTTATTATGCCATGCCGCAACTTTATTTTGATGGTGGCGTTTTGGTCGGTGAAAGTGGCGGTTTATTAGATATTGCAAAACTTAAAGGTATTCACCATGGCATGCGTTCTGGCATTTTAGCCGCTGATCAAATTTTTTCTTTGTATAAAGATGAAAAAGATTTTACAGCTGATCACTTAGCACCTTATCAAGAGGCTTATTTAAAAAGCAAAGAAGGTAAAGATTTATACAAAGCCCGTAACTTCCACCAAGCTTTGGCCAAAGGCTTACCAGAAGCCTTTTTACATATTGGTATGCAACAAATTACTGGTGGCCGCGGTCTCATTGACCCCATGCCAGCTCATCTTGATAGAGAATCATATTTACCAATTGCCCAATCTCCTGCTATTGATTATTCAAAAAAACAACATCATGTTGATAAATTAACCTCCGTTTTTAACGCAGGCACCATCCATGAAGAAGACCAACCTTCGCATTTAATCATTGGAGATACGTCTATTTGCTATGATCACTGTGATGATGAATATGCTGCACCCTGCAATAGATTTTGCCCAGCCAATGTTTATGATTTACAAAAAGAAGGTGGCCATAAAAAAATGGTACTCAACTTCACCAATTGTGTGCACTGCCAAACTTGTGACATCAATTGCCCCAAAGACAATATTTCATGGACACCACCAGAGTCTGGCGGCGGCCCACGTTATGAAAACATGTAA
- the rpsN gene encoding 30S ribosomal protein S14, with protein MAKTSKIAQNNHRIDLVKKYQTKREALKKLTTDLTIPLEERMLASQKLAALPRNSAPSRVRNRCLLSGRPRGNYRKFKLSRLMFRKLASEGQISGVRKASW; from the coding sequence ATGGCAAAAACATCAAAAATAGCACAAAACAATCATAGAATTGATCTTGTTAAAAAATATCAAACCAAGCGTGAGGCTTTAAAAAAGCTTACCACTGACTTAACCATTCCTCTTGAAGAAAGAATGCTTGCTAGTCAAAAACTAGCTGCATTGCCAAGAAACTCGGCTCCTTCTCGTGTAAGAAACCGTTGCTTACTCTCTGGTCGTCCAAGAGGCAATTATCGTAAGTTTAAGCTTTCAAGACTAATGTTTAGAAAATTGGCTTCTGAGGGGCAAATTTCAGGCGTTAGAAAAGCTAGCTGGTAA